TTGAGGTACGCCTCCAGCTCCGACCAGGTCCTTGCCGCCACCGGTTTGGGTTGAAAGGACAGAACACCAATGGTCAGCTCACCCGCCTGAGCCGGAGCAACAAAAAGCAGGCCCAGCAACAGGGCCCATAAACATCGGCACTTCATCAGTTTCGCTCCGGGGCAGGAGGCAGAAAGGAGGCGTCGAACAAGCTCGAACAGTCAACGCCTTCCGCCAGAGCACCGGCCTGTTGCAACCCCCTGATCAGCTTTGCCAACTGGGGATTGGTTTCAGGGGTTGACCGGCTGAGAAACTGGCGATTCCACTCCCGGGTGGGAAAGGTAATCTGGCGCAAAATGAGATCGATGACTTCAAAGGGCTGGTTGAGGATTGTCGCGAGGCGATTGATCGTATCCGGCTCATCGGCAATAAGCTTTTTCACAACAGAAAAGTGCCCCGACAGCAGATGTTTCAGCGCCGGACGAAACAGATCCAGACGATCGCCGCGTACCGCCAGCACATCCAGGATCAGGTTCGGAATCTGATGCGAATCGAACAGGCAGACCGCCTCCGGCCCGATGCCCTCAGCCAGTGGCAGATAGGTAATCAGCGCATCGACCTCCGGTTCTTGCCACAACCGGCCGTGGTCCGAAACGATGGCCGTCGTCAAGGTCACATCCTGAGCCGTCAGTCCGGCACGCCGCAGCACCTCACCAAGAATCAGGCGACTGAGGGCGGAATCTTCCATGCCGATGGTCGCCCCTTTCAGAGCCTGCAGGGTTGCGACCGGCGGCTTGGCCAGGAGGAGATCCGCACCGGCCGAGGCATCAAGCACCAGCACAACCGTCAGGGGGACACCC
This genomic interval from Desulfuromonas thiophila contains the following:
- a CDS encoding ABC transporter substrate-binding protein; its protein translation is MLLVVLVCSCQDLSSRPLRVAVHPWLGYQSLILCQQEHRLDAAQVELVPSVSLSASSRLLCEGKVDAATVTLDEVLFLRQKGVPLTVVLVLDASAGADLLLAKPPVATLQALKGATIGMEDSALSRLILGEVLRRAGLTAQDVTLTTAIVSDHGRLWQEPEVDALITYLPLAEGIGPEAVCLFDSHQIPNLILDVLAVRGDRLDLFRPALKHLLSGHFSVVKKLIADEPDTINRLATILNQPFEVIDLILRQITFPTREWNRQFLSRSTPETNPQLAKLIRGLQQAGALAEGVDCSSLFDASFLPPAPERN